One genomic segment of Hymenobacter psoromatis includes these proteins:
- a CDS encoding AAA family ATPase, with product MASFQNDKEAADSLARAYQQLRQEIGKVIVGQDEVVRLVLTAVFAQGHCLLVGVPGLAKTLLVQTIADSLDLSFNRIQFTPDLMPSDIVGSETLTQQREFQFVKGPIFANIILADEINRTPPKTQAALLESMQEYAVTVAGQRYPLARPFFVLATQNPIEQEGTYPLPEAQLDRFMFNIELGYPSYEEELNIVKNTTSDRKLSVDKLLHSADIQAYQSLVRRVPVADNVVEYAVSLVHKTRPKGDRATPRAKQLLEWGAGPRASQYLIVAAKCNALLTGKYSPDIEDVRAVALPILRHRIVRNFKAEAEGVTVEQIIKELL from the coding sequence ATGGCTTCCTTTCAAAACGACAAAGAAGCGGCCGACTCGCTGGCCCGCGCTTACCAGCAGCTGCGGCAGGAAATTGGCAAGGTCATCGTGGGGCAGGATGAGGTGGTGCGGCTCGTGCTCACGGCCGTGTTTGCGCAGGGCCACTGCCTGCTCGTGGGCGTGCCCGGCTTGGCCAAAACGCTGCTCGTCCAGACCATCGCCGACTCCCTAGATTTGAGCTTCAACCGCATCCAGTTCACGCCCGATTTGATGCCCAGCGACATTGTGGGCTCGGAGACGCTGACGCAGCAGCGTGAGTTTCAGTTTGTGAAAGGGCCAATTTTCGCCAATATTATTCTGGCCGACGAAATCAACCGGACGCCGCCCAAAACCCAGGCGGCCCTGCTCGAAAGCATGCAGGAATACGCTGTGACGGTGGCCGGGCAGCGCTACCCGCTGGCGCGCCCGTTTTTTGTGCTGGCCACCCAAAACCCAATTGAGCAGGAAGGTACCTACCCCCTGCCCGAAGCGCAGCTCGACCGCTTTATGTTCAATATCGAGTTGGGCTACCCCAGCTACGAAGAAGAGCTGAACATTGTGAAAAACACGACTTCCGACCGCAAGCTGAGCGTGGATAAGCTGCTGCATTCGGCTGATATTCAAGCTTACCAGTCGCTGGTGCGCCGCGTGCCGGTAGCCGATAATGTAGTAGAATACGCCGTGAGTCTGGTGCACAAGACCCGCCCCAAGGGCGACCGCGCTACCCCGCGTGCCAAGCAATTATTAGAATGGGGAGCGGGCCCGCGCGCCAGCCAATACCTTATCGTAGCGGCCAAGTGCAACGCTCTACTCACCGGCAAGTACTCGCCCGACATTGAGGACGTACGCGCCGTAGCTTTGCCCATTCTGCGCCACCGCATCGTGCGCAATTTCAAAGCCGAAGCCGAAGGTGTCACAGTAGAGCAGATTATCAAAGAACTACTTTGA
- a CDS encoding peptidylprolyl isomerase codes for MQRIFQRLTAYSLLILTGALALPQVSYAQLGVSRPRGQQILDGIAVKVDNQIILRSDIEGLMAQEQTRAQGKPLPPDLRCKILQSLVLNKLMLARADLDSVTVTDVQVSGELDRRMNYFVQQVGSEKKLEALYNKPVRALKEDLRPQVRDQLVQQKMQEQIVGKVAVTPREVKEYFDKVPKDSIPYFSTEVEVGQIVIPAQVNDAAKQAAIAQLNDIRARVLAGESFEELAKKYSQDPGSGAQGGYLGFFKKGELVPEYEAASRKLEPGQLSPVVESQFGFHLIQFIERKGDAYSTRHILLKPATGTADASVAAIKLTRIRTQILKDSISFAKAAKDFSTDKISAANGGLLANRQDGGSKLPLDKLDPAIFFIIDTMKVGHITPPLPYRTDDGKEAMRILYLKSNTPPHQANLLDDYQKISQAAIAQKKNRALDEWYEKNRSTVYLEVAPEYAECKVLTASAQ; via the coding sequence ATGCAACGTATTTTTCAACGGCTGACCGCCTATTCCCTGCTTATCCTGACTGGCGCGCTGGCGCTGCCGCAGGTTAGCTATGCCCAGCTTGGCGTGAGCCGCCCCCGCGGCCAGCAGATTCTGGATGGTATTGCCGTGAAGGTGGATAACCAAATTATTTTGCGCTCCGACATTGAGGGCCTGATGGCCCAGGAACAGACGCGCGCTCAGGGCAAGCCCCTACCCCCCGATTTACGCTGCAAGATTTTGCAAAGTCTGGTGCTCAACAAGTTAATGTTGGCGCGCGCCGACCTCGACTCCGTGACCGTGACCGATGTGCAGGTGAGCGGCGAGCTAGACCGACGCATGAATTATTTCGTGCAGCAGGTGGGCTCAGAAAAAAAGCTGGAAGCGCTGTATAATAAGCCCGTGCGCGCTCTTAAGGAGGACCTGCGCCCGCAAGTCCGCGACCAGTTGGTGCAGCAAAAAATGCAGGAGCAGATTGTGGGCAAGGTAGCCGTGACGCCCCGCGAGGTGAAAGAGTACTTCGATAAGGTACCCAAAGACAGTATTCCCTACTTTTCGACCGAGGTTGAGGTTGGACAGATTGTAATTCCGGCCCAGGTCAATGACGCAGCCAAGCAGGCGGCTATCGCGCAGCTCAACGACATTCGGGCGCGGGTGCTGGCGGGCGAAAGCTTTGAGGAACTGGCTAAGAAATACTCGCAGGACCCTGGCTCGGGGGCGCAGGGCGGCTATCTCGGCTTCTTCAAAAAAGGCGAGCTGGTGCCCGAGTATGAGGCCGCCTCACGCAAGCTGGAGCCCGGTCAGCTCTCACCGGTGGTGGAGTCGCAGTTCGGCTTTCATCTTATCCAATTTATTGAGCGTAAAGGTGATGCGTATTCGACGCGTCACATTTTGCTGAAGCCTGCTACCGGCACGGCCGATGCCAGCGTGGCCGCTATTAAGCTCACCCGCATCCGCACCCAGATTCTGAAGGATAGCATCTCATTTGCTAAAGCCGCCAAAGATTTCAGCACCGATAAAATATCGGCAGCCAATGGCGGTCTGCTCGCCAACCGCCAGGATGGCGGCTCGAAGCTGCCCCTCGATAAGCTTGACCCGGCCATTTTCTTCATCATTGATACGATGAAGGTGGGCCACATCACGCCGCCCCTACCCTACCGCACCGACGATGGCAAGGAGGCTATGCGCATTCTCTACCTCAAGAGTAACACGCCGCCCCACCAGGCCAACCTGCTCGATGACTACCAGAAGATATCGCAGGCAGCCATTGCCCAGAAAAAAAACCGGGCTCTGGACGAGTGGTACGAGAAAAACCGTAGCACTGTGTACCTGGAGGTAGCCCCTGAGTATGCCGAATGCAAGGTGTTGACCGCCAGCGCACAGTAA
- a CDS encoding peptidylprolyl isomerase: MSSRLPLAGAAAAALLQLAACQTSKPTTAATLPAGQAMAVPAAGPAIETLGTYQVPAREFAYVYKKNNATAADYGTRASVTDYLTLYTNFRLKVLDAEKHGLDTTQAFRRELDGYKQQLAQPYLTEKGVTDQLVHEAYDRMSQEINASHILVRVAPDAAPADTLAAYQKIEALRQRVTTGGEDFGTVASATSEDPSAKENGGKLGYFTAMQMVYPFESAAYRTPVGQVSQPIRTRFGYHIIKVNDRRAAQGEIKVAHLMVRVTPHAPKADSAAARKKIDELYARLRKGENWNKLVAQFSEDAGSAPNGGELPPFGTGRMIPAFEEVAFKLQKPGDIAPPVQTPYGWHIIKLVEKQPLPPFATLEPTLKSKVGKDSRSELNRAAFLKRIRQEDQFREIPAAKALAFGQADTALVHGRYKFNPATMTTSGAKASKRTAQAGGDKLSLFTIMGQPYPVASFLTFAQQHQRPRPTAAPEFAMQQLYDQYVDQSLTDYERDHLPAKYEDYRMLVQEYRDGILLFQLMDQKVWSKAIEDTAGLKKFFAANQVNYQFGQRVQGAVISAASPKLLARAQRELPTGRFAVVGKTGSALVHFKLGTPTPAASNGSAVLDDVARRLTQDTALSVTVAGHIRRGESAALARQRVAAVIEYLATTGKIERDRLTLAPTKSAPTATGDTRVAFFSNSPSALEASLNQQNPLAVQVQQRTFQKGDNKVMDDYLTRAPGTYPTQRDGRYYAVMVRQSLSPGPKALADARGQATSDYQNYLEKQWIEQLRQEYLVKVNEEEVNKLVTK; the protein is encoded by the coding sequence ATGTCTTCCCGACTTCCGTTGGCTGGTGCCGCGGCCGCCGCGCTACTTCAGCTGGCTGCCTGCCAAACTAGCAAGCCTACTACTGCTGCTACCCTCCCCGCCGGCCAAGCAATGGCCGTGCCCGCGGCGGGCCCGGCTATCGAAACGCTGGGCACCTACCAGGTGCCGGCTCGCGAGTTTGCCTACGTATATAAAAAGAACAACGCTACCGCCGCCGACTACGGCACCCGCGCCAGCGTGACGGACTACCTCACGCTCTACACCAACTTCCGGCTGAAGGTGCTGGATGCCGAAAAGCACGGCCTCGATACCACCCAGGCTTTCCGGCGCGAGCTGGACGGCTATAAGCAGCAGCTGGCCCAGCCCTACCTCACCGAGAAGGGCGTAACCGACCAGCTCGTGCACGAAGCCTACGACCGCATGAGCCAGGAAATCAACGCCTCGCACATTCTGGTAAGAGTAGCACCCGACGCGGCTCCGGCCGATACATTGGCCGCTTACCAGAAAATCGAGGCCCTGCGCCAGCGCGTGACGACCGGCGGCGAGGACTTCGGCACCGTGGCGAGCGCCACCAGCGAGGACCCCTCGGCCAAGGAAAACGGCGGCAAGCTTGGCTATTTCACGGCCATGCAGATGGTGTACCCGTTTGAGTCGGCGGCCTACCGCACGCCGGTGGGGCAGGTGAGCCAGCCCATTCGCACGCGCTTTGGCTACCACATTATCAAAGTGAATGACCGGCGGGCGGCGCAAGGTGAAATCAAGGTGGCCCACCTGATGGTGCGCGTGACGCCCCATGCCCCAAAGGCCGACTCGGCGGCCGCCCGCAAAAAGATTGACGAGCTGTATGCCCGCCTGCGCAAAGGCGAAAACTGGAACAAGCTCGTAGCTCAGTTTTCGGAAGATGCCGGCTCGGCCCCCAACGGCGGCGAGTTGCCGCCCTTCGGCACCGGCCGCATGATTCCTGCGTTTGAGGAAGTGGCCTTTAAGCTGCAAAAGCCCGGCGACATTGCACCACCCGTGCAAACGCCCTACGGCTGGCACATTATTAAGCTGGTGGAAAAGCAGCCCCTACCCCCCTTCGCTACCCTGGAGCCCACGCTTAAGAGCAAGGTGGGCAAGGACTCGCGCTCGGAGTTGAACCGAGCGGCGTTCTTGAAGCGCATCCGGCAGGAGGACCAGTTCCGGGAGATTCCGGCCGCGAAAGCCCTGGCGTTCGGCCAGGCCGATACCGCCCTGGTGCACGGCCGCTACAAGTTTAACCCTGCCACCATGACGACCAGTGGGGCCAAAGCCTCAAAGCGCACGGCGCAGGCGGGTGGCGACAAGCTGTCGTTGTTTACCATTATGGGCCAGCCCTACCCGGTGGCCAGCTTCCTGACCTTCGCGCAGCAGCACCAGCGCCCGCGCCCCACGGCCGCGCCCGAGTTTGCTATGCAGCAGCTCTACGACCAGTACGTAGACCAGAGCCTGACCGACTATGAGCGCGACCACCTGCCCGCCAAGTACGAGGACTACCGGATGCTAGTGCAAGAATACCGCGATGGCATCTTGCTCTTCCAGCTTATGGACCAGAAAGTGTGGAGCAAGGCCATTGAGGATACGGCGGGCCTGAAGAAGTTCTTCGCAGCTAACCAGGTTAATTACCAGTTTGGGCAGCGGGTGCAGGGCGCGGTTATTTCGGCGGCCTCTCCTAAGCTGCTGGCCCGCGCCCAGCGCGAGCTGCCGACCGGCCGCTTCGCCGTGGTGGGTAAAACCGGCTCAGCGTTGGTTCACTTCAAGCTCGGCACGCCTACCCCCGCCGCCAGCAACGGCTCGGCCGTGCTCGACGATGTGGCCCGCCGCCTAACCCAGGACACGGCGCTGAGCGTGACCGTGGCCGGCCACATCCGGCGGGGTGAAAGCGCGGCGCTGGCTCGCCAGCGCGTTGCGGCGGTAATTGAGTACTTGGCTACAACCGGCAAAATTGAGCGCGACCGACTGACCCTCGCGCCGACTAAGTCGGCCCCAACGGCCACCGGCGACACCCGCGTGGCGTTCTTCAGCAACTCGCCCAGCGCCCTCGAAGCCAGCCTCAACCAGCAAAACCCGCTGGCCGTGCAGGTTCAGCAGCGTACTTTCCAGAAGGGCGACAACAAAGTGATGGACGACTACCTGACCCGCGCGCCCGGCACCTACCCCACGCAACGCGATGGCCGTTACTACGCCGTTATGGTGCGGCAGAGCCTGTCCCCAGGTCCTAAGGCCCTGGCAGACGCCCGCGGCCAAGCCACCAGCGATTACCAGAACTACCTCGAAAAACAGTGGATTGAGCAGCTGCGCCAGGAATATCTGGTGAAGGTGAACGAAGAGGAAGTGAATAAGCTAGTGACGAAGTGA
- a CDS encoding ATP-binding protein — translation MQDHIRITCSRQNLQQVRDFVRGFLLTAHRNDLMVNQVVLAVDEVVANFIIHANGEDANQFLDLLLVLAGQRLDIEIEDHGNTLFLPAGKVATPDLRAYIQEGRKGGMGMALVSRIMDRVEFFERNSHTVCHLSKELA, via the coding sequence ATGCAAGACCATATCCGCATCACATGCTCGCGCCAGAACCTTCAGCAGGTGCGCGACTTTGTGCGCGGGTTTTTATTAACGGCGCATCGCAACGACCTGATGGTAAATCAGGTCGTGCTGGCCGTAGATGAGGTAGTGGCCAATTTTATTATCCACGCCAACGGCGAGGACGCCAACCAGTTTCTGGATTTGCTGCTGGTGCTGGCCGGCCAGCGACTCGATATTGAGATTGAGGACCACGGCAACACGCTGTTTTTGCCCGCTGGCAAGGTCGCTACCCCCGACCTGCGCGCCTACATACAGGAAGGCCGCAAGGGCGGCATGGGTATGGCCCTGGTATCGCGCATCATGGACCGGGTAGAGTTTTTTGAACGCAACTCGCATACGGTCTGCCATTTAAGCAAAGAGTTAGCGTAG
- a CDS encoding STAS domain-containing protein yields MKVTAQPHDTTLTLILDGELDASSAVVLDTELNKPDLLTYQKVLIDCQRLSYISSAGLGVFISHLQRLQDSQVKLVFYNMQEKVFNVFEILGLDSLMTIVPSEQEAQAA; encoded by the coding sequence ATGAAAGTAACCGCCCAACCCCACGACACTACCCTGACGCTCATCCTGGACGGAGAGCTGGACGCCTCGTCCGCCGTGGTGCTCGACACCGAACTCAATAAGCCTGATTTACTTACTTATCAAAAAGTACTAATTGACTGTCAGCGTCTTAGCTACATCTCTTCAGCCGGACTGGGCGTTTTCATCTCGCACCTGCAGCGCTTGCAGGATTCTCAGGTAAAACTGGTATTCTACAATATGCAAGAAAAAGTATTCAACGTATTTGAAATTTTAGGTTTAGACTCGCTGATGACCATCGTCCCCAGCGAGCAGGAAGCTCAGGCCGCCTAA
- a CDS encoding SpoIIE family protein phosphatase has protein sequence MPNFRHAAWLLVVAGLCWLMLLLGSLSQGRAVLGLPPDWPRWLLLAAQGGFAASIFLYARLQPEALRGHGFIAVLRRLFWRGLVLTAGLVALLALERLRAARVLALPGNSLSATTYTISLGLFILLLAQTLYSWRALVSFRSSGKLRREWLAFELLLGATLLLQLIPWQLPDFLQVGSMLALGVFGVYLSGHQRWVAYLSQGQKAQAIFLQLGVLAFLLVFLQYLRGAQTNSLLLVPPTQQAFLVLASFFAVFYAVAGLLVTLFNLPIADVYEQRRAEILSLQQLSQIIQRGQTAPEIYHALFTSAVQTIRANAAWLDAQLQPTDQAGPLPAPLAHELTEADLAAMRPQLAALLSDEKTEFIDNDLLRSQRFAGLSRPYRSAAVLALRSPTHDYGVLVLLKDELGGFDPEDLSILHTFTTQTVLSLENLQLAQEARVSQRAQDELRIAALVQERLIPKHLPTDNWFEISTYAQAAKEVGGDFYDFLHLPGQRLAVLIGDVSGKGVTAAFHTAQMKGIFHALMQPNPLAKKDRDRYPDPHRFMVLANEALTHCLERSSFITASFYLIDYEAGGFSFARAGHCHTLYYHSIKEEVSYFRSEGLGLGILRDDSYGRHVKNQFWDYNPGDVMVIYTDGIPEARNGEGDEYGEERLARMLEQCFYQSAEEINQYIRHDVQEFSKGLPLHDDQTLLVIKFKASQPQV, from the coding sequence ATGCCCAACTTTCGCCATGCTGCCTGGCTGCTGGTAGTCGCCGGCCTGTGCTGGCTCATGCTGCTGCTCGGCAGCTTGAGCCAGGGCCGGGCCGTGCTGGGCCTGCCGCCCGACTGGCCACGCTGGCTGCTGCTGGCGGCGCAGGGTGGCTTTGCGGCCAGTATTTTCCTGTATGCCCGGTTGCAGCCCGAGGCCCTGCGGGGCCACGGGTTTATAGCCGTATTGCGCCGCCTGTTCTGGCGGGGCCTGGTGCTCACGGCCGGGCTGGTGGCCCTGCTGGCGCTGGAGCGGCTGCGGGCGGCGCGCGTGCTCGCGCTACCGGGTAATAGTCTGTCGGCCACCACGTATACGATTAGCCTGGGGCTGTTTATTCTCTTACTGGCCCAAACGCTGTATTCATGGCGGGCGCTAGTCAGCTTTCGCAGCAGTGGCAAGCTGCGCCGCGAGTGGCTGGCGTTCGAGCTACTGCTGGGCGCTACGCTGCTCTTACAGCTCATTCCCTGGCAGTTACCCGATTTTTTACAGGTCGGCAGCATGCTGGCTTTAGGGGTGTTTGGGGTGTATTTGAGCGGGCACCAGCGCTGGGTGGCTTACCTCAGCCAAGGCCAGAAGGCGCAGGCCATCTTTTTGCAATTGGGCGTGCTGGCCTTCCTGCTCGTGTTTTTACAGTATTTGCGCGGGGCGCAAACCAATTCACTGCTGCTGGTGCCGCCCACACAACAGGCATTTTTGGTGCTGGCTTCGTTCTTCGCAGTGTTTTATGCCGTGGCGGGGCTGCTGGTTACGCTCTTCAACCTGCCCATTGCCGACGTGTATGAGCAGCGGCGAGCCGAAATCCTGAGCTTGCAGCAGCTGAGCCAGATTATTCAGCGCGGCCAAACGGCCCCCGAAATCTACCACGCCTTGTTTACTTCGGCCGTGCAAACCATCCGGGCCAACGCGGCCTGGCTCGATGCTCAGCTGCAGCCCACCGACCAGGCCGGCCCCCTACCCGCCCCACTCGCCCACGAGCTGACTGAGGCCGACCTGGCAGCGATGCGCCCCCAGCTCGCGGCCCTGCTGAGCGACGAAAAAACGGAGTTTATTGACAACGACCTGCTGCGCTCGCAACGCTTTGCCGGCCTCAGTCGGCCCTACCGCTCGGCGGCCGTGCTGGCCCTGCGCAGCCCCACCCACGACTACGGCGTGCTGGTGCTGCTGAAGGATGAGCTGGGCGGCTTCGACCCCGAAGACCTCAGCATCCTGCACACCTTCACGACCCAAACCGTCCTTAGCCTCGAAAACCTGCAGCTGGCCCAGGAGGCGCGCGTGAGCCAGCGCGCGCAAGACGAGCTGCGCATTGCGGCGCTAGTGCAGGAGCGCCTCATCCCGAAGCACCTACCCACCGATAACTGGTTTGAAATCAGCACCTACGCGCAGGCCGCGAAGGAAGTAGGGGGTGATTTTTATGACTTTCTGCACCTGCCGGGCCAGCGCTTGGCCGTGCTAATTGGCGACGTGTCGGGCAAGGGCGTCACGGCCGCCTTTCACACCGCCCAAATGAAGGGCATCTTCCACGCCCTGATGCAGCCCAACCCGCTGGCCAAAAAAGACCGCGACCGCTACCCTGACCCGCACCGCTTTATGGTGCTCGCCAATGAGGCCCTTACCCATTGCCTGGAGCGCTCGTCGTTCATCACGGCTTCTTTCTACTTGATTGACTACGAGGCGGGCGGCTTCAGCTTTGCCCGCGCCGGGCACTGCCACACGCTCTATTATCATTCTATTAAAGAAGAGGTTAGCTACTTCCGCAGCGAGGGCCTAGGCCTGGGTATCCTGCGCGATGACAGCTACGGACGGCACGTCAAGAACCAGTTCTGGGATTACAATCCCGGCGATGTGATGGTGATTTATACCGATGGCATCCCGGAGGCCCGCAACGGCGAGGGCGACGAATATGGCGAAGAACGCCTGGCCCGAATGTTGGAGCAGTGCTTTTACCAATCCGCGGAGGAAATTAATCAGTATATCCGGCACGATGTGCAGGAATTTAGTAAAGGCTTACCCCTGCATGACGACCAGACGCTGCTCGTTATCAAGTTCAAAGCGTCTCAACCCCAGGTCTAG
- the guaB gene encoding IMP dehydrogenase, translating into MADPATPKIAFEALTYDDVLLLPAYSEVLPRDCNPGTQLTPRIYLHLPLLSAAMDTVTEADMAIALAQAGGLGIVHKNMSIHKQAEQVRRVKRSESALIQDPFTLPPTATLADARQLMRKHNIGGIPVVEADRRLVGILTSRDLRFEKDFTAPVTTVMVPLDRLVTAPAGIDQAAAEDMLQDRKVDKLPLVDAEGRLTGLMTYKDIRKRRRSPQASKDGQGRLRVGAAVGVTADLLQRVAALAEAGVDLISIDTAHGHSKGVLDAVRLVKQHYPQLDVMAGNVATAAGARALAEAGAEVVKVGVGPGSICTTRIIAGIGVPQLSAVLEAAQGVAGTGATVVADGGIKFSGDIVKALAGGAAAVMVGSLLAGTEEAPGELIIYEGRKYKTYRGMGSVEAMEDGSKDRYFQDAEDDVKKLVPEGIVGRVPFKGGVGEVLYQMAGGLRAGMGYVGAPDLPALQAAQFVRITGAGLRESHPHDVQITREAPNYSSR; encoded by the coding sequence ATGGCCGACCCCGCCACCCCCAAAATCGCCTTCGAGGCCCTGACCTACGACGACGTACTGCTGCTGCCCGCTTACTCGGAGGTGCTCCCCCGCGACTGCAATCCCGGCACCCAGCTTACCCCCCGCATTTATTTGCACCTGCCGCTGCTATCGGCCGCAATGGACACCGTGACGGAGGCCGACATGGCCATTGCGCTGGCGCAGGCCGGCGGCCTGGGCATCGTGCACAAGAACATGAGCATCCATAAGCAGGCCGAGCAGGTGCGGCGCGTCAAGCGCAGCGAGTCGGCGCTCATTCAGGACCCCTTTACCCTACCCCCCACCGCCACCCTGGCCGATGCCCGCCAGCTGATGCGCAAGCACAACATTGGCGGTATTCCGGTGGTGGAGGCCGACCGCCGGCTGGTAGGCATCCTCACCAGTCGCGATTTGCGCTTCGAGAAAGACTTCACCGCGCCCGTAACTACGGTGATGGTGCCGCTCGACCGCCTCGTGACTGCCCCCGCCGGCATCGACCAGGCAGCGGCTGAGGACATGCTGCAAGACCGCAAGGTGGATAAGCTGCCCCTGGTGGATGCTGAAGGCCGCCTCACCGGCCTGATGACTTACAAGGACATTCGCAAGCGCCGCCGCTCGCCCCAGGCCAGCAAAGACGGCCAGGGCCGCCTGCGCGTAGGCGCGGCCGTAGGCGTTACCGCCGACTTGCTCCAGCGCGTAGCCGCCCTAGCCGAAGCCGGCGTGGACCTCATCAGTATCGACACCGCCCACGGCCATAGCAAGGGTGTGCTCGATGCCGTGCGCCTCGTGAAGCAACACTACCCCCAGCTCGATGTGATGGCCGGCAACGTAGCCACCGCCGCTGGCGCGCGCGCCCTGGCCGAAGCCGGGGCTGAGGTGGTAAAAGTGGGGGTAGGGCCTGGGTCAATTTGTACTACCCGCATCATCGCCGGCATCGGTGTGCCGCAGCTCTCGGCGGTGCTGGAAGCAGCGCAGGGGGTAGCCGGCACTGGCGCGACCGTAGTGGCCGACGGCGGCATCAAGTTTTCGGGTGATATTGTGAAGGCGCTGGCCGGCGGGGCCGCCGCCGTGATGGTGGGCTCGCTGCTGGCCGGCACCGAGGAGGCCCCCGGCGAGCTGATTATCTACGAAGGCCGCAAATACAAGACCTACCGCGGCATGGGCTCGGTGGAAGCGATGGAGGACGGCTCGAAAGACCGCTACTTCCAGGATGCCGAAGACGACGTGAAGAAGCTCGTGCCCGAGGGCATCGTGGGCCGCGTGCCCTTCAAAGGGGGGGTAGGCGAAGTGCTGTACCAGATGGCGGGCGGCCTGCGCGCCGGCATGGGCTACGTGGGCGCGCCCGACCTGCCGGCTCTGCAAGCGGCGCAGTTCGTGCGCATCACCGGGGCCGGCCTGCGCGAGAGCCACCCCCACGACGTGCAGATTACCCGCGAAGCTCCGAATTACTCCAGTCGGTAA